The nucleotide sequence ATCTCGCCCTGTTTCACGTAGACTGAACTGGAGAAGTCGTCCTCATCCATGCCAAGGAGGCTGATGACTTCTTCGCGGACCGGACCGATCCCGGTGATCGGTTCGGAGAACGAAGGCGTGTCAAGCGTAGCGCTGCTCGGCGTGCTCGTGGTGTACAGCTTCCACGTCGCGGTGTATTCGGTGCCGTCGATCTCGAAGACCAACTCCACCGTTCCTTTGTCTTCGCCGCGTCGCACGAGGTCGTCAAGCGTGAAGTTATTCGTCCCGACGTTGCGGATCTTCGAGAGAAACAGCCCACCGAAAATCCCCATGAGGAGCGAGGTCTTCCCGGCTCCGTTCTCACCGTGGATGAGGATCGTTCCTTCGGGGAACTCGACGGTCTGATCCTCGTAGCTCCGAATGTTCTGGAGCGTGAGCGAGTTGATCTTCATTGCTCGCTCACCTCATCATCATCATCCGCATCGTCCAGGTCCGCGAAGGCGTCCGTCTGGGCATCTTGGATCATCCCTTCGATGACATCGTCGATTTCGTTGGTCGCCAGGTCGTCATCGCTCCGAATGCGTTCCTCGACGGCGGTTGTGATCTCGCTGAGGTTCTGTTCGGCGAGTTTCTCCTCGATGAGTTTGTCTGCGCTCTGAATCGCGCCCTGCGGGCCGTCCTCGGGATCGAACTGTGTTCGTCCACGACGGTCGTCAACCTTGCATACCGCCGCGCCGTTATCGACGACCATCTCGTAAACGTCGCTCGACGTGACGGGTGTCCGCTCACCGGCGAGCGTGACGATAGCAACCGTGTCATTGAGCTGGTGTCGGACGACCTGGTCGCGTGCGTATCCGTGACTGTCCTCCTCATCGAACTCGATCCGGATTGAGACGAACTCCCGCGTTTCGAGTTCGAGCTCTCGTCGGTCGAGTTCACCGTCCTCGATTTCGAGGAGGCTGACGGTCCGCGGCTCTACTTCGTCCGTCGCACAGCGTTCGGTCGAGCCAGCGTACCACGCGGGGACGCCGTCGATAATGCCGCTCTCAGTCTGGTGATAGTCACCGAGTGCGAGCGCGTCGACATCAATGTTCACTCGTTCGAGCACCTCTACGAGGTCGTGGTCGGCATAGAACTCGGGGACGAGTGGCTCGAATAGTTGATGGAGACCAAGCAGGCAAAACGTGTCGTCGTTTTCGGGCTCGTCAAGCGTGAAGTCGGTCGCCTCCCACGCGGGTTTAGTGACGGCGTCAATCCCGTAGAGCGCGACGTCGTCGGTCACCATCGTCGGCGTTCGATCTAAGCGTTCGGCCGTGCCGGTCTCTCGAATGAGATCGAGCCATTGTTGGTCCATTTTCCGGTCATGGTTCCCGACGATTCCGTAGAACCGGATGTCCTCATCGGCGAGCTTTCTGAGAATCTCGATGCAGTTCGTGACGATGGGGAGTGACGGTGTTCGACGGTGAAACAGGTCGCCAGTGTGGATGACCGCATCGACATTCTCTTGGAGTGCGCGGTCGATGGCGGCCTCGAAACTGCGCGTGAAATCGTCCCTGCGGGTATCGCTTCCGTACTGTCGATTGCCGAGGTGCGTATCGCTTAGATGGAGGATTTTGGTCATTGGTTTCGA is from Haloferax sp. Atlit-12N and encodes:
- a CDS encoding AAA family ATPase; amino-acid sequence: MKINSLTLQNIRSYEDQTVEFPEGTILIHGENGAGKTSLLMGIFGGLFLSKIRNVGTNNFTLDDLVRRGEDKGTVELVFEIDGTEYTATWKLYTTSTPSSATLDTPSFSEPITGIGPVREEVISLLGMDEDDFSSSVYVKQGEIDRLIDAGNRAEMIDSLLGLDEIDEYIDRMKLARRGAGRVQERNKNSRENYQEDLDGFEYTEPEYENEIQSLTDRIQELEAEIEEYDEFIDQLKEQRNRIEGDIEDYEDLEARRDDKIEQIESAQEDRTDAQSTIDDSE
- a CDS encoding DNA repair exonuclease gives rise to the protein MTKILHLSDTHLGNRQYGSDTRRDDFTRSFEAAIDRALQENVDAVIHTGDLFHRRTPSLPIVTNCIEILRKLADEDIRFYGIVGNHDRKMDQQWLDLIRETGTAERLDRTPTMVTDDVALYGIDAVTKPAWEATDFTLDEPENDDTFCLLGLHQLFEPLVPEFYADHDLVEVLERVNIDVDALALGDYHQTESGIIDGVPAWYAGSTERCATDEVEPRTVSLLEIEDGELDRRELELETREFVSIRIEFDEEDSHGYARDQVVRHQLNDTVAIVTLAGERTPVTSSDVYEMVVDNGAAVCKVDDRRGRTQFDPEDGPQGAIQSADKLIEEKLAEQNLSEITTAVEERIRSDDDLATNEIDDVIEGMIQDAQTDAFADLDDADDDDEVSEQ